Proteins from a genomic interval of Scophthalmus maximus strain ysfricsl-2021 chromosome 22, ASM2237912v1, whole genome shotgun sequence:
- the LOC118291838 gene encoding cilia- and flagella-associated protein 69-like isoform X3 — MGCLMRVSDADVRRQVVESVKSFYCSVAPKQLLDGTVSATKTKPGTLRSCRFSRLSLRLQPTSPGYRLQLLELSDLAQTLLLSTAMLENQPVVKLQLLKTLQMLSASSDRNCALMLNARGAETICLHMNEPDPSGQVLFRSSEILWNLLERGSMDKVTAQLSSMECVVSLKEAFLHQLMNGCSHADFQLRNDLLVITTLIAENPSCQLIESLFAKQLLVFATFPELKTPNPLVRNLNLSYNNDDLKLKKLLLNLLVSMSKDFAALQLYREEQVMLALLTLAKPPAAAPEHPPGLRHWSSVQQDELQLQALATLAAIAPLMLDEYMSCQGNARLLFLLDCCIGQDSYFGQGHSFHGDGDRGSKKAQMRHCIRVLRAVTSSGDESVNQDLCDQGTINQLMGILMQMEASPDEDDEVTLEIKSDTQLILSALCETDMHRKELFGSDGVEMAVHFLRKGSDKFFSGLGHNRLVLSTVDCVWSCIVGCYTTEDYFLAKEGVFLLLDLLVSSPRCVHSIVLTTLLELCDNPNTLSHILSWRDDGDRTAPGLLLQLWRREEEELGVRRNKHGGLTDPQRPLLSFYQQDSQRLFPSNIPSAAVLEISENLRSKIFSIFCKLGFQDLPGLSAKDYVTLSIVRRYLDFKVCEVWDEISRELISDGVRPVSPDEEALRSIAKVAGDTAARVMAEQISFLEQQEKEIVSEEERMYKEIKSHWKQQELTAKSWDSYVSRTSNYEILKEVKAQRKKYIDSSRPRPKDGDAAVHPAEHFIGQVVAVETTDDQGPAGVKMTLARAPIKDKADPSTRDPEYFSTVSVKD, encoded by the exons ATGG GGTGTCTGATGAGAGTGTCGGACGCCGACGTGCGGCGGCAGGTTGTTGAATCTGTGAAATCATTCTACTGCAGTGTGGCTCCGAAACAGCTGCTCGACGGTACGGTCTCTGCCACCAAGACAAAGCCTGGGACATTACGCTCTTGCAGATTTTCTAGACTTTCACTAA GGCTCCAGCCGACCTCTCCCGGCtacaggctgcagctgctggagctcaGTGACCTGGCGCAGACGCTGCTCCTCTCCACGGCCATGCTGGAGAACCAGCCCGTCGTCAAGTTGCAGCTCCTGAAGACCCTTCAGATGCTCTCGGCCTCCTCTG ACAGGAACTGTGCGTTAATGCTGAACGCACGGGGCGCTGAGACGATCTGTCTCCACATGAACGAGCCCGACCCGTCGGGTCAAGTCCTTTTCCGCTCGTCAGAAATCCTCTGGAACCTGCTGGAGAGAGGCAGCATGGACAAGGTCACCGCGCAGCTCAGCAGCATGGAGTGTGTCGT GTCTCTGAAAGAAGCGTTTCTTCACCAGCTGATGAACGGTTGCAGCCATGCCGACTTCCAACTCAGAAATGATCTGCTTGTGATTACAACTCTCATCGCAGAGAACCCCAGCTGCCAGCTGATT GAGAGTTTATTTGCCAAGCAGCTCTTGGTTTTCGCCACATTTCCTGAGT TGAAAACTCCCAATCCTCTGGTTCGCAACCTCAACCTCAGCTACAACAACGACGATTTGAAACTGAAGAAGTTGCTGTTGAATCTGTTGGTTTCCATGTCAAAGGATTTTGCCGCCTTGCAG CTCTACAGAGAAGAACAAGTCATGCTGGCTCTGCTGACGCTCGCGAAGCCGCCTGCTGCTGCGCCTGAGCATCCGCCAGGTCTGCGTCACTGGTCCTCCGTCCAGCAGGACGAGCTCCAGCTGCAGGCGCTGGCCACCCTCGCCGCCATCGCTCCGCTCATGTTGGACGAGTACATGTCATGTCAGGGAAACGCTCGCCTGCTGTTCCTGCTGGACTGCTGCATCGGGCAAG attctTACTTTGGTCAGGGCCACAGTTTCCATGGCGACGGAGACAGGGGCAGTAAGAAGGCTCAAATGCGCCACTGCATCAGAGTTCTCCGAGCCGTGACGTCTTCGGGCGACGAGTCAGTCAACCAGGACCTTTGTGATCAAGGGACCATCAATCAGCTCATGG ggATTCTGATGCAGATGGAAGCGAGTCctgatgaggacgatgaggtCACACTGGAGATAAAGTCAGACACTCAGCTGATACTTTCAGCGCTGTGCGAGACCGACATGCACCGAAAG GAACTGTTTGGGTCGGACGGAGTGGAGATGGCGGTTCATTTCCTGAGGAAAGGCTCCGACAAGTTCTTCAGCGGCCTGGGACACAACAGGCTCGTCCTCTCCACGGTCGACTGCGTTTG GTCCTGTATTGTCGGCTGCTACACCACCGAGGATTATTTTTTGGCGAAAGAAGGGGTGTTTCTTCTGCTGGACTTACTCGTC TCGAGCCCCAGGTGTGTGCACAGCATCGTCCTCACCACCCTGCTGGAACTGTGTGACAACCCCAACACTCTGTCTCACATCCTGAGCTGGAGGGACGACGGCGATCGGACGGCTCCGGgactcctgctgcagctgtggaggcgggaggaggaggagctgggcgTCCGCAGGAACAAACACGGGGGCTTGACAG ATCCCCAGAGGCCACTCCTCAGTTTTTACCAGCAGGACTCCCAGCGGCTGTTTCCCTCCAACATACCGAGCGCAGCCGTGCTGGAGATATCAGAGAACCTGCGCTCGAAGatcttctccatcttctgcaaactgg GTTTCCAGGACCTTCCTGGACTGTCGGCAAAAGATTACGTGACCTTGAGCATCGTCAGGAGATATCTGGACTTTAAG GTCTGCGAGGTGTGGGACGAGATCAGCAGGGAACTGATTTCAGACGGCGTGAGGCCGGTCAGCCCGGACGAGGAGGCTCTGAGGAGCATCGCCAAGGTCGCAGGGGACACGGCGGCGAGGGTGATGGCGGAACAAATCAGCttcctggagcagcaggagaaggagatcGTCAGCGAGGAGGAGCGCATGTACAAGGAG atCAAGTCTCACTGGAAGCAACAGGAGCTCACGGCAAAGTCGTGGGACAGTTACGTTTCCAGAACGTCCAACTACGAAATCCTGaag GAAGTAAAAGCACAGCGGAAGAAATACATTGACTCATCCAGGCCCAGACCAAAGGACGGGGATGCTGCTGTTCATCCTGCAGAG CATTTCATTGGACAGGTCGTAGCCGTAGAGACCACTGATGATCAGGGGCCTGCGGGAGTGAAGATGACTCTGGCCCGAGCTCCAATCAAGGACAAAGCGGATCCATCGACGCGAGACCCGGAGTACTTCAGCACCGTATCTGTCAAAGACTGA
- the LOC118291838 gene encoding cilia- and flagella-associated protein 69-like isoform X1 translates to MDSGKVVQRRKPDFPVVGPRATDRSQNLQEVGAKNLDLTKVLRLLEDPLTANLTERHLFVLKKLLKRSQIGFLLRELTGVAKILNICAEKVKDHPEYVPVLCEALEICRLPFLKEKSSDELNYARDVVEFISHMGCLMRVSDADVRRQVVESVKSFYCSVAPKQLLDGTVSATKTKPGTLRSCRFSRLSLRLQPTSPGYRLQLLELSDLAQTLLLSTAMLENQPVVKLQLLKTLQMLSASSDRNCALMLNARGAETICLHMNEPDPSGQVLFRSSEILWNLLERGSMDKVTAQLSSMECVVSLKEAFLHQLMNGCSHADFQLRNDLLVITTLIAENPSCQLIESLFAKQLLVFATFPELKTPNPLVRNLNLSYNNDDLKLKKLLLNLLVSMSKDFAALQLYREEQVMLALLTLAKPPAAAPEHPPGLRHWSSVQQDELQLQALATLAAIAPLMLDEYMSCQGNARLLFLLDCCIGQDSYFGQGHSFHGDGDRGSKKAQMRHCIRVLRAVTSSGDESVNQDLCDQGTINQLMGILMQMEASPDEDDEVTLEIKSDTQLILSALCETDMHRKELFGSDGVEMAVHFLRKGSDKFFSGLGHNRLVLSTVDCVWSCIVGCYTTEDYFLAKEGVFLLLDLLVSSPRCVHSIVLTTLLELCDNPNTLSHILSWRDDGDRTAPGLLLQLWRREEEELGVRRNKHGGLTDPQRPLLSFYQQDSQRLFPSNIPSAAVLEISENLRSKIFSIFCKLGFQDLPGLSAKDYVTLSIVRRYLDFKVCEVWDEISRELISDGVRPVSPDEEALRSIAKVAGDTAARVMAEQISFLEQQEKEIVSEEERMYKEIKSHWKQQELTAKSWDSYVSRTSNYEILKEVKAQRKKYIDSSRPRPKDGDAAVHPAEHFIGQVVAVETTDDQGPAGVKMTLARAPIKDKADPSTRDPEYFSTVSVKD, encoded by the exons ATGGATTCAGGCAAAGTTGTGCAGAGAAGGAAACCGGACTTTCCTGTGGTCGGACCAAGAGCAACCGACAGGAGCCAAAATCTCCAGGAG GTCGGTGCTAAAAATCTCGATCTCACTAAGGTGCTTCGTCTCCTTGAAGATCCTTTGACG gcTAACTTGACAGAGAGGCACCTGTTTGTCCTGAAGAAACTACTGAAGAGAAGCCAAATTGGTTTT CTGTTGAGGGAGCTCACGGGCGTGGCCAAAATACTCAACATCTGTGCCGAGAAGGTGAAGGATCACCCCGAGTATGTGCCCGTGTTGTGCGAGGCACTTGAAATTTGTAG ACTTCCCTTCCTGAAGGAGAAATCGTCTGATGAGCTGAACTACGCTCGGGACGTCGTAGAGTTCATCTCCCACATGG GGTGTCTGATGAGAGTGTCGGACGCCGACGTGCGGCGGCAGGTTGTTGAATCTGTGAAATCATTCTACTGCAGTGTGGCTCCGAAACAGCTGCTCGACGGTACGGTCTCTGCCACCAAGACAAAGCCTGGGACATTACGCTCTTGCAGATTTTCTAGACTTTCACTAA GGCTCCAGCCGACCTCTCCCGGCtacaggctgcagctgctggagctcaGTGACCTGGCGCAGACGCTGCTCCTCTCCACGGCCATGCTGGAGAACCAGCCCGTCGTCAAGTTGCAGCTCCTGAAGACCCTTCAGATGCTCTCGGCCTCCTCTG ACAGGAACTGTGCGTTAATGCTGAACGCACGGGGCGCTGAGACGATCTGTCTCCACATGAACGAGCCCGACCCGTCGGGTCAAGTCCTTTTCCGCTCGTCAGAAATCCTCTGGAACCTGCTGGAGAGAGGCAGCATGGACAAGGTCACCGCGCAGCTCAGCAGCATGGAGTGTGTCGT GTCTCTGAAAGAAGCGTTTCTTCACCAGCTGATGAACGGTTGCAGCCATGCCGACTTCCAACTCAGAAATGATCTGCTTGTGATTACAACTCTCATCGCAGAGAACCCCAGCTGCCAGCTGATT GAGAGTTTATTTGCCAAGCAGCTCTTGGTTTTCGCCACATTTCCTGAGT TGAAAACTCCCAATCCTCTGGTTCGCAACCTCAACCTCAGCTACAACAACGACGATTTGAAACTGAAGAAGTTGCTGTTGAATCTGTTGGTTTCCATGTCAAAGGATTTTGCCGCCTTGCAG CTCTACAGAGAAGAACAAGTCATGCTGGCTCTGCTGACGCTCGCGAAGCCGCCTGCTGCTGCGCCTGAGCATCCGCCAGGTCTGCGTCACTGGTCCTCCGTCCAGCAGGACGAGCTCCAGCTGCAGGCGCTGGCCACCCTCGCCGCCATCGCTCCGCTCATGTTGGACGAGTACATGTCATGTCAGGGAAACGCTCGCCTGCTGTTCCTGCTGGACTGCTGCATCGGGCAAG attctTACTTTGGTCAGGGCCACAGTTTCCATGGCGACGGAGACAGGGGCAGTAAGAAGGCTCAAATGCGCCACTGCATCAGAGTTCTCCGAGCCGTGACGTCTTCGGGCGACGAGTCAGTCAACCAGGACCTTTGTGATCAAGGGACCATCAATCAGCTCATGG ggATTCTGATGCAGATGGAAGCGAGTCctgatgaggacgatgaggtCACACTGGAGATAAAGTCAGACACTCAGCTGATACTTTCAGCGCTGTGCGAGACCGACATGCACCGAAAG GAACTGTTTGGGTCGGACGGAGTGGAGATGGCGGTTCATTTCCTGAGGAAAGGCTCCGACAAGTTCTTCAGCGGCCTGGGACACAACAGGCTCGTCCTCTCCACGGTCGACTGCGTTTG GTCCTGTATTGTCGGCTGCTACACCACCGAGGATTATTTTTTGGCGAAAGAAGGGGTGTTTCTTCTGCTGGACTTACTCGTC TCGAGCCCCAGGTGTGTGCACAGCATCGTCCTCACCACCCTGCTGGAACTGTGTGACAACCCCAACACTCTGTCTCACATCCTGAGCTGGAGGGACGACGGCGATCGGACGGCTCCGGgactcctgctgcagctgtggaggcgggaggaggaggagctgggcgTCCGCAGGAACAAACACGGGGGCTTGACAG ATCCCCAGAGGCCACTCCTCAGTTTTTACCAGCAGGACTCCCAGCGGCTGTTTCCCTCCAACATACCGAGCGCAGCCGTGCTGGAGATATCAGAGAACCTGCGCTCGAAGatcttctccatcttctgcaaactgg GTTTCCAGGACCTTCCTGGACTGTCGGCAAAAGATTACGTGACCTTGAGCATCGTCAGGAGATATCTGGACTTTAAG GTCTGCGAGGTGTGGGACGAGATCAGCAGGGAACTGATTTCAGACGGCGTGAGGCCGGTCAGCCCGGACGAGGAGGCTCTGAGGAGCATCGCCAAGGTCGCAGGGGACACGGCGGCGAGGGTGATGGCGGAACAAATCAGCttcctggagcagcaggagaaggagatcGTCAGCGAGGAGGAGCGCATGTACAAGGAG atCAAGTCTCACTGGAAGCAACAGGAGCTCACGGCAAAGTCGTGGGACAGTTACGTTTCCAGAACGTCCAACTACGAAATCCTGaag GAAGTAAAAGCACAGCGGAAGAAATACATTGACTCATCCAGGCCCAGACCAAAGGACGGGGATGCTGCTGTTCATCCTGCAGAG CATTTCATTGGACAGGTCGTAGCCGTAGAGACCACTGATGATCAGGGGCCTGCGGGAGTGAAGATGACTCTGGCCCGAGCTCCAATCAAGGACAAAGCGGATCCATCGACGCGAGACCCGGAGTACTTCAGCACCGTATCTGTCAAAGACTGA
- the LOC118291838 gene encoding cilia- and flagella-associated protein 69-like isoform X2, producing the protein MDSGKVVQRRKPDFPVVGPRATDRSQNLQEVGAKNLDLTKVLRLLEDPLTANLTERHLFVLKKLLKRSQIGFLLRELTGVAKILNICAEKVKDHPEYVPVLCEALEICRLPFLKEKSSDELNYARDVVEFISHMGCLMRVSDADVRRQVVESVKSFYCSVAPKQLLDGLQPTSPGYRLQLLELSDLAQTLLLSTAMLENQPVVKLQLLKTLQMLSASSDRNCALMLNARGAETICLHMNEPDPSGQVLFRSSEILWNLLERGSMDKVTAQLSSMECVVSLKEAFLHQLMNGCSHADFQLRNDLLVITTLIAENPSCQLIESLFAKQLLVFATFPELKTPNPLVRNLNLSYNNDDLKLKKLLLNLLVSMSKDFAALQLYREEQVMLALLTLAKPPAAAPEHPPGLRHWSSVQQDELQLQALATLAAIAPLMLDEYMSCQGNARLLFLLDCCIGQDSYFGQGHSFHGDGDRGSKKAQMRHCIRVLRAVTSSGDESVNQDLCDQGTINQLMGILMQMEASPDEDDEVTLEIKSDTQLILSALCETDMHRKELFGSDGVEMAVHFLRKGSDKFFSGLGHNRLVLSTVDCVWSCIVGCYTTEDYFLAKEGVFLLLDLLVSSPRCVHSIVLTTLLELCDNPNTLSHILSWRDDGDRTAPGLLLQLWRREEEELGVRRNKHGGLTDPQRPLLSFYQQDSQRLFPSNIPSAAVLEISENLRSKIFSIFCKLGFQDLPGLSAKDYVTLSIVRRYLDFKVCEVWDEISRELISDGVRPVSPDEEALRSIAKVAGDTAARVMAEQISFLEQQEKEIVSEEERMYKEIKSHWKQQELTAKSWDSYVSRTSNYEILKEVKAQRKKYIDSSRPRPKDGDAAVHPAEHFIGQVVAVETTDDQGPAGVKMTLARAPIKDKADPSTRDPEYFSTVSVKD; encoded by the exons ATGGATTCAGGCAAAGTTGTGCAGAGAAGGAAACCGGACTTTCCTGTGGTCGGACCAAGAGCAACCGACAGGAGCCAAAATCTCCAGGAG GTCGGTGCTAAAAATCTCGATCTCACTAAGGTGCTTCGTCTCCTTGAAGATCCTTTGACG gcTAACTTGACAGAGAGGCACCTGTTTGTCCTGAAGAAACTACTGAAGAGAAGCCAAATTGGTTTT CTGTTGAGGGAGCTCACGGGCGTGGCCAAAATACTCAACATCTGTGCCGAGAAGGTGAAGGATCACCCCGAGTATGTGCCCGTGTTGTGCGAGGCACTTGAAATTTGTAG ACTTCCCTTCCTGAAGGAGAAATCGTCTGATGAGCTGAACTACGCTCGGGACGTCGTAGAGTTCATCTCCCACATGG GGTGTCTGATGAGAGTGTCGGACGCCGACGTGCGGCGGCAGGTTGTTGAATCTGTGAAATCATTCTACTGCAGTGTGGCTCCGAAACAGCTGCTCGACG GGCTCCAGCCGACCTCTCCCGGCtacaggctgcagctgctggagctcaGTGACCTGGCGCAGACGCTGCTCCTCTCCACGGCCATGCTGGAGAACCAGCCCGTCGTCAAGTTGCAGCTCCTGAAGACCCTTCAGATGCTCTCGGCCTCCTCTG ACAGGAACTGTGCGTTAATGCTGAACGCACGGGGCGCTGAGACGATCTGTCTCCACATGAACGAGCCCGACCCGTCGGGTCAAGTCCTTTTCCGCTCGTCAGAAATCCTCTGGAACCTGCTGGAGAGAGGCAGCATGGACAAGGTCACCGCGCAGCTCAGCAGCATGGAGTGTGTCGT GTCTCTGAAAGAAGCGTTTCTTCACCAGCTGATGAACGGTTGCAGCCATGCCGACTTCCAACTCAGAAATGATCTGCTTGTGATTACAACTCTCATCGCAGAGAACCCCAGCTGCCAGCTGATT GAGAGTTTATTTGCCAAGCAGCTCTTGGTTTTCGCCACATTTCCTGAGT TGAAAACTCCCAATCCTCTGGTTCGCAACCTCAACCTCAGCTACAACAACGACGATTTGAAACTGAAGAAGTTGCTGTTGAATCTGTTGGTTTCCATGTCAAAGGATTTTGCCGCCTTGCAG CTCTACAGAGAAGAACAAGTCATGCTGGCTCTGCTGACGCTCGCGAAGCCGCCTGCTGCTGCGCCTGAGCATCCGCCAGGTCTGCGTCACTGGTCCTCCGTCCAGCAGGACGAGCTCCAGCTGCAGGCGCTGGCCACCCTCGCCGCCATCGCTCCGCTCATGTTGGACGAGTACATGTCATGTCAGGGAAACGCTCGCCTGCTGTTCCTGCTGGACTGCTGCATCGGGCAAG attctTACTTTGGTCAGGGCCACAGTTTCCATGGCGACGGAGACAGGGGCAGTAAGAAGGCTCAAATGCGCCACTGCATCAGAGTTCTCCGAGCCGTGACGTCTTCGGGCGACGAGTCAGTCAACCAGGACCTTTGTGATCAAGGGACCATCAATCAGCTCATGG ggATTCTGATGCAGATGGAAGCGAGTCctgatgaggacgatgaggtCACACTGGAGATAAAGTCAGACACTCAGCTGATACTTTCAGCGCTGTGCGAGACCGACATGCACCGAAAG GAACTGTTTGGGTCGGACGGAGTGGAGATGGCGGTTCATTTCCTGAGGAAAGGCTCCGACAAGTTCTTCAGCGGCCTGGGACACAACAGGCTCGTCCTCTCCACGGTCGACTGCGTTTG GTCCTGTATTGTCGGCTGCTACACCACCGAGGATTATTTTTTGGCGAAAGAAGGGGTGTTTCTTCTGCTGGACTTACTCGTC TCGAGCCCCAGGTGTGTGCACAGCATCGTCCTCACCACCCTGCTGGAACTGTGTGACAACCCCAACACTCTGTCTCACATCCTGAGCTGGAGGGACGACGGCGATCGGACGGCTCCGGgactcctgctgcagctgtggaggcgggaggaggaggagctgggcgTCCGCAGGAACAAACACGGGGGCTTGACAG ATCCCCAGAGGCCACTCCTCAGTTTTTACCAGCAGGACTCCCAGCGGCTGTTTCCCTCCAACATACCGAGCGCAGCCGTGCTGGAGATATCAGAGAACCTGCGCTCGAAGatcttctccatcttctgcaaactgg GTTTCCAGGACCTTCCTGGACTGTCGGCAAAAGATTACGTGACCTTGAGCATCGTCAGGAGATATCTGGACTTTAAG GTCTGCGAGGTGTGGGACGAGATCAGCAGGGAACTGATTTCAGACGGCGTGAGGCCGGTCAGCCCGGACGAGGAGGCTCTGAGGAGCATCGCCAAGGTCGCAGGGGACACGGCGGCGAGGGTGATGGCGGAACAAATCAGCttcctggagcagcaggagaaggagatcGTCAGCGAGGAGGAGCGCATGTACAAGGAG atCAAGTCTCACTGGAAGCAACAGGAGCTCACGGCAAAGTCGTGGGACAGTTACGTTTCCAGAACGTCCAACTACGAAATCCTGaag GAAGTAAAAGCACAGCGGAAGAAATACATTGACTCATCCAGGCCCAGACCAAAGGACGGGGATGCTGCTGTTCATCCTGCAGAG CATTTCATTGGACAGGTCGTAGCCGTAGAGACCACTGATGATCAGGGGCCTGCGGGAGTGAAGATGACTCTGGCCCGAGCTCCAATCAAGGACAAAGCGGATCCATCGACGCGAGACCCGGAGTACTTCAGCACCGTATCTGTCAAAGACTGA